In one window of Azotobacter salinestris DNA:
- the gspF gene encoding type II secretion system inner membrane protein GspF, translating to MAAFSYRALTTDGKTRSGLIEADSLRHARALLRERGLLPTAVEAASPARAARAGKFRLARPLPARDVALLTRQLATLIDSGLPLEEALHAITRQTNNALLKATVLSVRARILEGHSLASALSEYPRSFSELYRAMITAGEESGHLSGVLLRLAEYGERLQKIRSKVQVALIYPVFLTLVAVGVIVLLLTYVVPKVVEQFTHAEQTLPLLTRYLILISDVLQQYGLHMLAALAGLALLARWWLHDVGRRTRWHKAQLRLPLVSTFVLGQQSLQFARTLAILVGSGIDLLHSLKVSAGPMTNLYLKQAVANTSDLVREGCSLSRALEQSGPFPPLLVYMIANGERSGELEKMLDKAAENQEAEFESRVAWLLGLFEPALILVMGGIVLCIVLAILMPILELNNLTSF from the coding sequence ATGGCCGCCTTCAGCTACCGCGCACTGACCACCGACGGCAAGACCAGGAGCGGCCTGATCGAGGCCGATTCGCTGCGCCACGCCCGCGCGCTGCTACGCGAACGGGGCCTGCTGCCCACCGCCGTGGAGGCCGCCAGCCCGGCCCGCGCCGCCAGGGCCGGCAAGTTCCGCCTGGCGCGGCCGCTGCCGGCCCGCGACGTGGCGCTGCTGACCCGGCAACTGGCGACCCTGATCGACTCCGGCCTGCCGCTGGAAGAGGCGCTGCATGCCATAACCCGGCAGACCAACAACGCCTTGCTGAAAGCCACCGTGCTGTCCGTGCGGGCGCGGATTCTGGAGGGTCACAGCCTCGCCTCGGCGCTGTCGGAATACCCACGCAGCTTCAGCGAACTGTACCGGGCGATGATCACCGCCGGCGAGGAGTCCGGGCACCTGAGCGGCGTGCTCCTGCGTCTGGCGGAGTATGGCGAGCGGCTGCAGAAGATCCGCAGCAAGGTGCAGGTGGCGCTGATCTATCCGGTGTTTCTGACGCTGGTGGCGGTGGGGGTCATCGTCTTGCTGCTGACCTACGTGGTGCCCAAGGTGGTGGAACAGTTCACCCATGCCGAACAGACGCTGCCGCTGCTGACTCGCTACCTGATCCTGATCAGCGATGTCCTGCAGCAATATGGCCTGCACATGCTCGCGGCGCTGGCGGGCCTCGCGCTACTGGCGCGCTGGTGGCTGCACGATGTCGGGCGACGTACCCGCTGGCACAAGGCGCAGCTGCGCCTGCCGCTGGTCAGCACCTTCGTCCTGGGCCAGCAGTCGCTGCAGTTCGCCCGGACCCTGGCGATCCTGGTCGGCAGCGGCATCGACCTGCTGCACAGCCTGAAAGTCTCCGCCGGGCCGATGACCAACCTCTATCTGAAACAGGCGGTGGCCAACACTAGCGACCTGGTGCGGGAAGGCTGCTCGCTGTCCCGCGCCCTCGAACAGTCCGGCCCCTTCCCGCCGCTGCTGGTGTACATGATCGCCAACGGCGAGCGCAGCGGCGAGCTGGAGAAGATGCTGGACAAGGCGGCCGAGAACCAGGAGGCGGAGTTCGAAAGCCGTGTCGCCTGGCTGCTTGGGCTGTTCGAACCCGCGCTGATTCTGGTCATGGGCGGCATCGTCCTGTGCATCGTCCTGGCCATTCTCATGCCGATCCTGGAACTCAACAACCTGACCTCGTTTTGA
- the gspG gene encoding type II secretion system major pseudopilin GspG encodes MRTRRQRGFTLLEIMVVLVILGLLVALVAPNVLQNQDKAMVEKARADVALLEQALDMYKLDNFQYPTTDQGLEALVTKPENGPQPKRYNSNGYIKRLPSDPWGNPYQYLQPGTKKAFDVYSLGADGETGGEGLAADIGN; translated from the coding sequence ATCCGAACGCGCCGGCAACGGGGCTTCACCCTGCTGGAAATCATGGTGGTGCTGGTGATCCTCGGCCTTCTGGTGGCGCTGGTGGCGCCGAATGTCCTGCAGAACCAGGACAAGGCGATGGTCGAAAAGGCCAGGGCCGACGTCGCCCTGCTGGAGCAGGCGCTGGACATGTACAAGTTGGACAACTTCCAGTACCCCACCACCGACCAGGGGCTGGAGGCGCTGGTGACGAAACCGGAAAACGGTCCGCAGCCCAAGCGCTACAACAGCAACGGCTACATCAAGCGCCTGCCCAGCGACCCATGGGGCAATCCCTACCAGTACCTGCAGCCGGGCACCAAGAAGGCGTTCGACGTCTACTCGCTGGGCGCGGATGGCGAGACGGGGGGAGAAGGGCTTGCGGCAGATATCGGCAACTAG
- the gspH gene encoding type II secretion system minor pseudopilin GspH: protein MRQISATSPVRGFTLLEVMLVMVILGMLTVTVSLALPESSQQRLESDARRLKAQIGLAAEQAIYRNRDHGLWLGDAGYRFYRREKARWLPVDTDSRLAALALNDGTTLRLRMAGQTVDTSGKAREPQIFIASDGQLSEFELTLGHPDAQWPQVIRASFAGDLRLVQAERP, encoded by the coding sequence TTGCGGCAGATATCGGCAACTAGCCCTGTCCGCGGCTTCACCCTGCTGGAGGTGATGCTGGTGATGGTGATTCTGGGCATGCTGACGGTCACCGTCTCCCTGGCGCTGCCGGAATCGTCCCAGCAGCGCCTGGAAAGCGATGCGCGCCGCCTGAAGGCGCAGATCGGGCTGGCGGCGGAACAGGCCATCTACCGCAATCGCGACCATGGCCTGTGGCTGGGCGACGCCGGCTATCGCTTCTATCGACGCGAGAAGGCGCGCTGGCTGCCCGTGGACACCGATTCGCGGCTGGCGGCCCTGGCGCTGAACGACGGGACTACGCTGCGGCTGCGCATGGCGGGACAAACGGTCGATACGAGCGGGAAGGCGCGCGAGCCGCAGATCTTCATCGCCAGCGACGGCCAGCTCAGCGAGTTCGAATTGACCCTCGGCCATCCCGACGCACAATGGCCGCAGGTGATCCGCGCCAGCTTCGCCGGCGATCTGCGACTGGTGCAGGCGGAGCGGCCGTGA
- the gspI gene encoding type II secretion system minor pseudopilin GspI: MNPSRQRGLTLLEVLVALSIFALAAGALLKIVGEHGRHAGQLELRYFAQLAAQNHLANLHLQPAWPATGKRTRKVELAGYRFTLTEQVEGTDNPDIRRVTTRTTGDDGRLLSELQAFMGATP, from the coding sequence GTGAATCCGTCGCGACAGCGTGGCCTCACGCTGCTGGAGGTGCTGGTGGCGCTCTCCATCTTCGCCCTGGCCGCCGGCGCCCTGCTCAAGATCGTCGGCGAGCACGGACGCCATGCCGGGCAGCTCGAGCTCCGCTATTTCGCCCAGTTGGCGGCCCAGAACCACCTGGCGAATCTGCATCTGCAGCCGGCCTGGCCGGCCACCGGCAAGCGCACCCGGAAGGTCGAGCTGGCGGGCTACAGGTTCACCCTCACCGAACAGGTGGAGGGAACCGACAATCCCGATATCCGTCGGGTGACGACCCGGACGACGGGCGATGACGGCCGGCTGCTGAGCGAACTGCAAGCCTTCATGGGAGCGACGCCGTGA
- the gspJ gene encoding type II secretion system minor pseudopilin GspJ: protein MKGSGGFTLLEVLVAMALLALLGLAAALTLNSGLRSQQVVGESIESLQRLQLAQQLLRRDLEQLVVRQGRNERGDVRAQVLVAPADGDPQGVLLDFYKTGRRILSRSSPGSGLERVRYRLRDGRLIRESSPLIDTPVGTKWHSATLLEAVADVDLRFFYNHTWVDQWPPLHGAAGQGSAAMLPQALELTIETDRYGAVAQIVLLPSVP, encoded by the coding sequence GTGAAGGGCAGCGGCGGCTTCACCCTGCTCGAAGTGCTGGTGGCGATGGCCCTGCTGGCACTGCTCGGGCTCGCCGCGGCGCTGACGCTCAACAGCGGTCTGCGCAGCCAGCAGGTGGTGGGCGAAAGCATCGAGTCGCTGCAGCGCCTGCAACTGGCCCAGCAGCTGCTGCGCCGGGATCTGGAACAGTTGGTCGTCCGCCAGGGACGGAACGAGCGGGGCGACGTTCGGGCCCAGGTGCTGGTGGCTCCTGCCGACGGCGATCCGCAAGGGGTGCTCCTGGATTTCTACAAGACCGGCCGGCGCATCCTGTCCCGCTCGTCGCCGGGGTCCGGCCTCGAGCGCGTGCGCTATCGCCTGCGCGACGGGCGTCTGATTCGCGAAAGCTCGCCCCTGATCGACACCCCGGTGGGAACGAAATGGCACAGCGCCACGCTGCTGGAAGCGGTGGCGGACGTCGACCTGCGCTTCTTCTACAACCATACCTGGGTCGACCAATGGCCGCCGCTGCATGGCGCAGCCGGCCAGGGTTCGGCCGCAATGCTCCCCCAGGCGCTGGAGTTGACCATCGAAACCGACCGTTATGGAGCGGTGGCGCAGATCGTGCTGCTGCCGAGCGTCCCATGA